GGAAATGGTTGTGATCTCATTTGTAAATAATCCAAATGAGCCACCATTTGAAAACTTGCTCATCCAAGTTTAAATGCCAATTTTCTAGTAGTTATAccaaatgatatatttatttcataaaataaactgaCATTTTATTGGTGAGACCCAGCCACAAGTATACAAAATTCACTAAAaatgttgttttcaaataagCATCAATTAGATACTCTTTTATCTTATAGACATTCATATCTTAAACTACTCTGCAGCACTGAAAAGCCACGGTATGACTTGCGCTCACATATAgcatatataaacaaaaactaCCATTTCTTGCAGACAGAAAACATGGTTGAAAACGTCATGTACTGGCATAGCTGTAGATGCGCTTGAAGCTAAAACAAAATGGATAAAGCGAAGGATAACCTGTAATGGCGCTCAGAAGATCATTACAGTCTGTATGCCCATCACAAATGTAATCCAAGATTTGAGCGCCAATGTTACTGGAAAtggaaaataatacaaattgaCAATAAATATGACATGTTCAGTAGAATATAGGGAAACTCAAAAGATTTTACACACCTTTTGAAGTTCAATTCATGGATGCCCATGTCAAGAATGACCTGTGTTGTTGTAGAATTAGGATAAAAACTAATATCATATGCATGCAGCATCGCATTTATATAAATTGGATTATACCTGGTCAAGATGTATGCTGACAAGTCTAAGAACAAATGGAGAAAAGACATGTCCAAGATATGATATGGGACAAAGAAGAGCAGCACCCTCTACCATATTTACAACATCTGGATTGGTAAAAGCAGCCAGAGACATGATTGTTCCCTAATAACAGCCATTTAATGAGGTCAAAAGGACTAAGGAGATCAATATATGCTTCAAGAAATGGATGGTGGTAACAGAAAGAAAGATTTAAAACCTGTGAATGTCCAACTACAAAAACTTTGGACCTGGCAACTGATTGTACATAGTTAAGCATTGCTGTAAGGTCATACTCTGCCAATTGCTCCCAACTCCAATCCCAAAATTTCTAAAATGTAAGTATACAGTGTCATTATATGAAATAAGGTGGAAATTGgcaatttatttattgaaaactGTTAAATCCTATTTCTAATGTCAAACATATAAATCATAATGTTGAGCAATATGTTCAGACTTCTTTGAGTTGAATGAATTCGAAGGTATAtatatcaagagagagatatacTTTTACATCGAACAAGTATAGATCAAATACCTTTCTTCTAACTGATAAAGATACATGCCCATGACTCCAACGCGTACCCCTTACATTTCCAACCCAAACATCAAATCCATGATCAGCAAGGATATATCCCAACGATTGATTCACAGAATTAAGAAACCATGCATCACCACcctattcaaattaaatttgaaggGAAAAAAAGATATAAGATTCACACCTAAAGgggaaaaataaaatcaaaaaccaACCCACTTCAACTGTCTATATATGGTCAAACCTCCCCTCTGCaataatacatattaatatGAAGTTGAAATCATGCATAGTGCTAGTATAGAGATCATCACCATTAACAGCCCATGTAAAAGCAGAACTGGAGGAGCCCTTTGTTCAATTATGTTTGGAGATGATACACGCTGCAACCCCAGCACAAAACCGTCCTCAGTTTTGACCTAAGAAGATGCAAAAAACAGAGCTTTAACACTATAGACAAAACCCATTTAAAATTCAAAGACAACTTTGTTAATTAACTAACTAGTGATCAGCAATAGGTATTATATACTTAAAGAGACAACTTCAATCACAAGACATGGAAATCATGAATGGATTTGGATGATTAAGTAATTAATTGAAGTAAGAGGtgaataaataagtatataaaggGTATAGAGTAAGAATGATGAACAGTAAATAAGAGAGAAGGGTTTACGGTGTGTTCGGAGCAGGGATAATTGTTGGGTTCGATAACTGCAGAACAGAAAGTCTCGGTCGGAGGGTCACGGCGGATGTTGAGATcaacggcggcggcggcggaaacACAAGAAATGGGGAAGAAGGGAAGAATAATCAGCAAGAGTGCAGCAGTGAATAGGATGAACAGAGGCTCcatggattggattggattggattgatGAGGAA
This is a stretch of genomic DNA from Impatiens glandulifera chromosome 4, dImpGla2.1, whole genome shotgun sequence. It encodes these proteins:
- the LOC124936447 gene encoding triacylglycerol lipase 1; translated protein: MEPLFILFTAALLLIILPFFPISCVSAAAAVDLNIRRDPPTETFCSAVIEPNNYPCSEHTVKTEDGFVLGLQRVSSPNIIEQRAPPVLLLHGLLMGGDAWFLNSVNQSLGYILADHGFDVWVGNVRGTRWSHGHVSLSVRRKKFWDWSWEQLAEYDLTAMLNYVQSVARSKVFVVGHSQGTIMSLAAFTNPDVVNMVEGAALLCPISYLGHVFSPFVLRLVSIHLDQVILDMGIHELNFKSNIGAQILDYICDGHTDCNDLLSAITGANCCLNISRIDSYLQFEPHPSSTKNLKHLFQMIRKGTFSKFDYGRLKNMILYGSSEPPAFDVSLIPSSLPLWMAYGAEDALADITDFQHTLRDLRSKPELLYIEKYGHVDFLLSKTAYKDVYPHLIRFLFSTWGNKVSSM